TCCATCCGGATGCACTCCATCGCTCTGACCATCCCATCGCCGCTGAACCCTATTGGATTTGTGAGGAAATCGAAGATCACACCCTCCTCCCTCGCGTTCTCGATCTCCTCCAGCCTCGCGGGCATCTCGGCCTCAGATCTCCGATAGACGATATGCACCTCCTCTGCCCCGAGCCGGAGGGCTGATCTGGCGGCGTCCATCGCGACGTTGCCTCCCCCGACGACCGCAACCTTCCTGCCCCTCTTTATCGGGGTATCGAAATCGGGAAACCTGTATGCCTTCATCAGGTTGATTCTTGTGAGGTACTCATTCGCAGAGTATATCCCACCGAGGTTCTCGCCCGGGACGTTGAGGAATCGAGGGGCTCCAGCGCCTATGCCCAGGAAGATGGCATCATATCTTCTGAGAAGATCCTGGACCTTTACAGTTCTCCCCACGACAGAGTCGAGCTCGATCCTGACTCCAAGAGACCTGACGTAGTCGACCTCTCTCTTAACGATGCTCTTGGGCAGCCTGAACTCCGGTATACCATAGGTGAGAACCCCTCCGGCCTCGTGCAGCGCCTCGAATATTGTTACCTCATAACCCATCAGTGCGAGATCCGCTGCGCATGTGAGCCCCGCAGGGCCGGAGCCGACGATCGCGACGCTCTTTCCTTTTGTATCCTCAACGACAACCCTGCTATCATGACCGAAGTCTGCTGCGTACCTCTCGAGCCTCCCTATCGCGACAGGCTCGTCCTTTCTGGAGAGAACACACCTGCTCTCGCACTGCTCCTCCTGAGGACAGACCCTGCCGCATATTCCTGGCAGGCTGTTCCGGCGCTTGATTATCCTGAGCGCCTCATCAGCATCGCCCCTCCTGAGCGCATCTATGAACTGCGGGATCTCGACGCCTACAGGGCAGCCCTCGACACATCCCGGCTTCTTGCAACCGAGACATCTGTCAGCCTCCCGAAGAGCATCCTCTCTGCTGTATCCGAGAGCCACCTCTGAGAAGTTCCTGCGCCTCACCTCAGGGGGCTGCTTTGGCATCCTCACTCTGGGCGACATTCGCCTCCCAGATGATTGATCTCCGCCAAATAGCTGACGGATGAGGTTTCCACTTACGTATATCTTCAGCTCATCAAGTGGCTCTGATTGTTTATTTGGGACATTTTGGGCCAAATTTTCTTGATCTGTCCGGGTTTTACCATGTTTTTGTGTGGTTCTTCTCTGTGATTCAGCTTATCAGCAGCAGAAAGATGCGGAGGCAACTGCCTCTGGTTGGGGTTATCGGAGTCCGCTCCCAGACTATTCGACCACATGAGCCCAGCCGGAAAAGAGCGAATATGTTTATCACACATTACGTGAGAAATAAGATATTTTTGATATCATTACATCCTAATGCTTCTGTTTTTCCATGTGAGAATCCTTCGCAGATCGTCAGTATCTTTTCCCTTCCAGCGGTATCACTCCGATCGCGAAGTGAAGGGGGCGGAGCTATCCTCAGTAGGGTATAGTGCATTGCCAGCTGAGTACGGTCCGCCCTTGTCTGGATATAGCGATCGCCGGGGAGATTAAGTTTTCCGCGGCGTATATGGACAGGAGGATTTACTCCTCCGGCCCCTGCCACGGTTGCAATACTATCGAGTGCTCTGCATTAAATTTGTATCACTTGCACTTTTCAAATCACGTAGCGCATTAAGTCCTTTGAGCAGCCTTAAAGCCGCCTTTTAAGAAACGATGTAACTGCCATAAAGTACTCCTCTCGATAGGGTCGCCGAAAGCTTTCAAGAGACATTCTCTCTCTGAGCCTCTGATCATATGACTCTGCGATCTGCTGGAAGCTGTGATCTGCATCTGGTATTATGATTAGCTCCACATTATCATTACCATGCTCTTTCAAATCCCGC
The Methanothrix sp. DNA segment above includes these coding regions:
- the gltA gene encoding NADPH-dependent glutamate synthase, giving the protein MSPRVRMPKQPPEVRRRNFSEVALGYSREDALREADRCLGCKKPGCVEGCPVGVEIPQFIDALRRGDADEALRIIKRRNSLPGICGRVCPQEEQCESRCVLSRKDEPVAIGRLERYAADFGHDSRVVVEDTKGKSVAIVGSGPAGLTCAADLALMGYEVTIFEALHEAGGVLTYGIPEFRLPKSIVKREVDYVRSLGVRIELDSVVGRTVKVQDLLRRYDAIFLGIGAGAPRFLNVPGENLGGIYSANEYLTRINLMKAYRFPDFDTPIKRGRKVAVVGGGNVAMDAARSALRLGAEEVHIVYRRSEAEMPARLEEIENAREEGVIFDFLTNPIGFSGDGMVRAMECIRMELGEPDASGRRRPVEKKGSEFSMEIDTAIIAIGTVPNPLVLRTVPGLRTTRWGTVDVDERGRTSIERVWAGGDIATGSATVISAMGAGKRAAADIDSWLRNGGDWCP